From the genome of Saccopteryx bilineata isolate mSacBil1 chromosome 6, mSacBil1_pri_phased_curated, whole genome shotgun sequence, one region includes:
- the WFDC5 gene encoding WAP four-disulfide core domain protein 5 isoform X2: MRAQSLLLLVALLALGSQLPAASGRRKGEKRGGCPPDDGPCLLSVPNQCMEDSQCPLWMKCCYKSCFRQCVPLVAVKQGTCPEDRLRCLSPTLHLCHKDSDCRGKSRCCLSACGRDCRNPAGD, encoded by the exons ATGAGGGCCCAGAGCCTGCTCCTCCTGGTGGCCCTCCTGGCTTTGGGGAGCCAGCTGCCTGCCGCCTCGGGCAGAAGGAAGGGAG AGAAACGTGGGGGATGTCCACCGGACGATGGGCCCTGCCTCCTGTCGGTGCCCAACCAGTGCATGGAAGACAGCCAGTGTCCCTTATGGATGAAGTGCTGCTACAAAAGTTGCTTCCGCCAGTGTGTCCCTTTGGTCGCAG TAAAGCAGGGCACCTGCCCCGAGGACCGACTGCGCTGCCTCAGCCCCACCTTGCACCTGTGCCACAAGGACTCCGACTGCCGGGGCAAGAGTCGGTGCTGCCTCAGCGCCTGCGGCCGGGACTGCCGGAACCCAGCTGGAG ATTAA
- the KCNS1 gene encoding potassium voltage-gated channel subfamily S member 1, whose protein sequence is MLMLPVRGTEFENCWSILILSTTLGSGRAAAMVSESPRPGTRVPWRRSDEALRVNVGGVKRRLSAHALARFPGTRLGRLQAAASEEQARRLCDDYDAASREFYFDRHPGFFLGLLHFYRTGHLHVLDELCVFAFGQEADYWGLGESALATCCRQRYLERRVARPRAWDEDSDAPSSVDPSPGEISDVQRELARYGAARCGRLRRRLWLTMENPGYSLPSKLFSCVSIGVVLASIAAMCIHSLPEYQAREAAAALAAVAAGRSAEEARDDPVLRRLEYFCIAWFSFEVSSRLLLAPSPRNFFCHPLNLIDIVSVLPFYLTLVAGAALGKQAGASGEELGDLGKVVQVFRLMRIFRVLKLARHSTGLRSLGATLKHSYREVGILLLYLAVGVSVFSGVAYTAEKEEDVGFDTIPACWWWGTVSMTTVGYGDVVPVTVAGKLAASGCILGGILVVALPITIIFNKFSHFYRRQKALEAAVRNSGHQEFEDLLSSVDGVSEGSLDTSHETSQEGKSTDLEA, encoded by the exons ATGCTGATGCTTCCAGTCCGGGGAACAgagtttgagaactgctggtctatACTGATTCTCTCCACAACCCTAGGAA GTGGGCGCGCTGCAGCCATGGTGAGTGAGTCCCCGAGGCCCGGCACCAGGGTCCCCTGGCGGCGAAGCGATGAGGCTCTACGCGTGAACGTGGGCGGCGTGAAGCGGCGGCTAAGCGCGCACGCGCTGGCGCGCTTCCCGGGCACGCGGCTGGGCCGCCTGCAGGCCGCGGCGTCGGAGGAGCAGGCGCGGCGCCTGTGCGACGACTACGACGCGGCGTCACGCGAGTTCTACTTCGACCGGCACCCGGGCTTCTTCCTGGGACTGCTGCACTTCTACCGCACCGGCCACCTGCACGTGCTTGACGAGCTGTGCGTCTTCGCCTTCGGCCAGGAGGCCGACTACTGGGGCCTGGGCGAGAGCGCGCTGGCCACGTGCTGCCGCCAGCGCTACCTGGAGCGGCGCGTGGCGCGGCCGCGCGCCTGGGACGAGGACAGCGACGCGCCGAGCAGCGTGGACCCGAGCCCGGGCGAGATCTCCGACGTGCAGCGCGAGCTGGCCCGCTATGGCGCGGCGCGTTGCGGCCGCCTGCGCCGCCGTCTCTGGCTCACCATGGAGAACCCGGGCTACTCGCTGCCCAGCAAGCTCTTCAGCTGCGTCTCCATCGGCGTGGTGCTCGCCTCCATCGCCGCCATGTGCATCCACAGCCTGCCCGAGTACCAGGCCCGCGAGGCAGCGGCCGCGCTGGCCGCGGTGGCCGCGGGCCGCAGCGCGGAAGAAGCGCGCGACGACCCGGTGCTGAGGCGCCTCGAGTACTTCTGCATCGCCTGGTTCAGCTTCGAGGTGTCGTCGCGCCTCCTGCTGGCTCCCAGCCCGCGTAACTTCTTCTGCCACCCGCTCAACCTCATCGACATTGTGTCTGTGCTGCCTTTCTATCTCACGCTGGTGGCTGGGGCGGCGCTCGGCAAGCAGGCAGGTGCGAGCGGCGAGGAGCTCGGCGACCTGGGCAAGGTGGTGCAGGTGTTCCGTCTCATGCGCATCTTccgcgtgctcaagctggcgcgcCACTCCACCGGGCTGCGCTCGCTGGGCGCCACGCTCAAG CACAGCTACCGTGAGGTGGGCATCTTGCTGCTGTACCTGGCCGTGGGTGTGTCCGTGTTCTCCGGTGTGGCCTACACGGCTGAGAAGGAGGAGGACGTGGGCTTTGACACCATCCCAGCCTGCTGGTGGTGGGGCACAGTGAGCATGACCACCGTGGGCTACGGGGATGTGGTGCCAGTCACCGTGGCCGgcaagctggcagcctcgggcTGCATCCTAGGGGGCATCCTGGTGGTAGCGCTCCCCATCACCATCATCTTCAACAAGTTCTCGCACTTCTACCGGCGCCAGAAGGCTCTGGAAGCTGCCGTGCGTAACAGCGGCCACCAGGAGTTTGAAGATTTGCTAAGCAGTGTTGATGGGGTGTCGGAGGGGTCTCTGGACACATCCCACGAGACCTCCCAGGAGGGAAAATCTACAGACCTGGAGGCCTAG
- the PI3 gene encoding elafin codes for MRTSSFLVLAVFVVLGTLAVQAAVTEAAYKGQEAVKGQSPFKDQQPVKGQRPVKIPSPQRDTRKSGSCPQVLIRCAMMNPPNACRSDSECPGARKCCQGPCGLACLNPQ; via the exons ATGAGGACCAGCAGCTTCTTGGTTCTGGCGGTTTTCGTCGTCCTTGGGACACTGGCAGTACAGGCAGCTGTCACTGAAG CTGCTTATAAAGGTCAAGAAGCTGTCAAAGGTCAAAGTCCATTTAAAGATCAACAACCAGTCAAAGGGCAACGTCCAGTCAAAATCCCAAGTCCACAAAGAGATACCCGCAAGTCTGGCTCCTGCCCCCAGGTTCTGATAAGATGCGCCATGATGAACCCACCTAACGCCTGTAGGAGTGACAGCGAGTGCCCGGGGGCCAGGAAGTGCTGCCAGGGCCCTTGTGGGCTGGCCTGCTTGAATCCCCAGTGA
- the WFDC5 gene encoding WAP four-disulfide core domain protein 5 isoform X1: MRAQSLLLLVALLALGSQLPAASGRRKGEKRGGCPPDDGPCLLSVPNQCMEDSQCPLWMKCCYKSCFRQCVPLVAAGHLPRGPTALPQPHLAPVPQGLRLPGQESVLPQRLRPGLPEPSWRLILV; the protein is encoded by the exons ATGAGGGCCCAGAGCCTGCTCCTCCTGGTGGCCCTCCTGGCTTTGGGGAGCCAGCTGCCTGCCGCCTCGGGCAGAAGGAAGGGAG AGAAACGTGGGGGATGTCCACCGGACGATGGGCCCTGCCTCCTGTCGGTGCCCAACCAGTGCATGGAAGACAGCCAGTGTCCCTTATGGATGAAGTGCTGCTACAAAAGTTGCTTCCGCCAGTGTGTCCCTTTGGTCGCAG CAGGGCACCTGCCCCGAGGACCGACTGCGCTGCCTCAGCCCCACCTTGCACCTGTGCCACAAGGACTCCGACTGCCGGGGCAAGAGTCGGTGCTGCCTCAGCGCCTGCGGCCGGGACTGCCGGAACCCAGCTGGAG ATTAATTCTGGTTTAG